In one window of Paenibacillus xylanexedens DNA:
- a CDS encoding M23 family metallopeptidase — protein MPCTFIGWGHSSCGGAGKGDFSAEEKISLAVISQYGGYGVDANGDGKADMWDLEDAVFSAANYLGKNGAASGNVEAALYQYNHSQAYISEVMKYATLYVTEGYDPITIPQPGKAGFSRPVSGQVTSGFGPRTHPVTGEVGKPHEGVDFACSLGQPIPSSKAGKVIMAGWQDASNPSKGYGQYVRVDHGGGYVTTYAHLSSINAQVGDQVSAGTVIGGCGSTGTSTGNHLHFEIIINGRKVNPLPFVGG, from the coding sequence ATGCCTTGTACTTTTATCGGATGGGGGCATAGCTCCTGCGGCGGTGCAGGGAAGGGGGATTTCAGCGCTGAGGAAAAAATCAGTTTGGCCGTAATCTCCCAATATGGCGGCTATGGCGTAGATGCTAATGGAGACGGGAAAGCAGATATGTGGGATCTAGAAGATGCTGTGTTTTCCGCAGCAAATTACCTTGGGAAGAACGGTGCTGCTTCTGGCAATGTTGAAGCTGCCTTATACCAATACAACCACAGCCAGGCATACATTTCCGAAGTCATGAAATACGCTACGCTTTACGTAACGGAAGGCTACGACCCGATTACAATACCGCAACCGGGTAAAGCAGGGTTCAGTCGTCCGGTCAGTGGTCAGGTTACGTCCGGATTTGGTCCGCGTACCCATCCGGTGACTGGCGAAGTAGGCAAGCCCCACGAAGGCGTAGACTTTGCCTGTTCCCTTGGACAGCCGATACCATCATCCAAAGCCGGTAAGGTAATTATGGCCGGTTGGCAAGATGCGAGTAATCCAAGTAAGGGTTACGGCCAGTATGTGCGTGTGGATCATGGGGGCGGGTATGTGACCACCTATGCTCACTTGTCTTCGATTAATGCCCAGGTAGGGGATCAAGTATCTGCAGGAACTGTTATTGGAGGATGTGGATCAACAGGCACTAGCACCGGAAACCATCTACATTTCGAGATCATTATCAACGGCAGAAAGGTAAATCCGTTGCCGTTTGTAGGGGGATAG
- a CDS encoding RNA polymerase sigma factor, protein MTKKKWFYLLRRPMKELESDQQEEIYKSYYKFIYEDLYSLLGDHALTEDLIHESFLKITIKGPQLQSEQNIPAWIRKVAYTTTIDFLRKKTKENQTLTSLATLYEFDTPGTNDVETELEVKWRNQQLYQAIRELKLNHQVMLKMFYVEGKTCKEIGKSIALTEATTSKRLSRARKYLRELIIKQSL, encoded by the coding sequence TTGACGAAGAAAAAATGGTTTTATTTATTACGCAGGCCTATGAAAGAATTGGAAAGTGACCAACAGGAAGAAATCTACAAATCATATTACAAATTCATTTATGAAGATTTATATTCTCTGCTTGGAGATCATGCGCTCACCGAAGATTTAATTCATGAGAGTTTCCTTAAAATTACTATAAAGGGGCCTCAGCTTCAGTCAGAACAAAATATCCCTGCTTGGATCAGAAAAGTGGCTTACACTACTACTATTGATTTTCTAAGAAAAAAAACTAAAGAAAATCAAACATTAACATCCCTTGCTACTTTGTACGAGTTTGATACTCCTGGGACTAATGATGTTGAAACTGAATTGGAAGTAAAGTGGAGGAATCAGCAGCTTTATCAAGCTATTAGGGAATTAAAATTAAATCATCAAGTGATGCTCAAAATGTTCTATGTAGAGGGGAAAACCTGTAAGGAAATCGGGAAATCTATTGCTCTTACAGAAGCTACTACCTCTAAGAGATTATCGAGAGCCAGGAAATATTTACGCGAGCTTATTATAAAACAATCACTATAG
- a CDS encoding M57 family metalloprotease: protein MKTKKVRIGVKIAIAVMMSGLLVPFSGFTDVTHAWVPTGAKWSTNQVSKLSYNKTGSSSVNDIWNEAIFNWNQQSTKPNFSTQTTSSPNVEFQGVHISNTDSDGKAQWYTDSNGTTYHSFAWINTYFTSGYSSLKARSVASHEIGHVLGLSHASGCVLMSDNTPTRYDTCGVYTPQSDDLNGINALY, encoded by the coding sequence ATGAAAACAAAGAAAGTACGTATAGGTGTGAAAATTGCCATCGCTGTAATGATGTCAGGCCTTCTCGTTCCATTTAGCGGATTTACTGATGTAACGCATGCCTGGGTTCCCACTGGAGCAAAATGGTCTACTAATCAAGTCAGTAAGTTGAGCTATAATAAAACCGGTTCGAGTTCGGTTAATGATATTTGGAATGAAGCTATCTTTAACTGGAACCAGCAATCGACAAAACCAAACTTTTCAACGCAGACAACATCTAGTCCTAATGTTGAATTTCAAGGTGTACACATAAGCAATACTGACTCTGATGGAAAAGCACAGTGGTATACCGACTCTAACGGAACAACCTATCATTCCTTCGCTTGGATAAACACATACTTTACTAGTGGCTATTCCAGTCTTAAAGCACGTTCCGTAGCATCTCATGAGATCGGGCATGTACTAGGACTTAGCCATGCATCAGGATGTGTTTTGATGAGTGACAACACGCCTACTAGGTATGATACATGTGGCGTTTATACACCTCAATCCGATGATCTAAATGGTATTAATGCTCTTTATTAA